The genome window AGAGATTTTCGACGCCCTCGCCATCGACGACATCCGCGAAGCTTGCGACGTGCTTCGCCCGGTTTACGACTCGACCGGCGGCGAAGACGGCTACGTGTCGATCGAGGTCTCGCCGTCGCTCGCCGACGACACCGAGAAGACCGTATCGGAGGCAATCCGGTATCACCGCGAGATCGCGCGGCCGAACCTGATGGTGAAGATCCCCGCGACGCGCGCCGGCCTGCCTGCCATCCAGCGAATGATCGCACTCGGCAAGTCGATCAACATCACGCTGATCTTCTCGGTCGACCGCTACGCTGCTGTGGCCGAAGCCTACCTTGCCGGCCTCGAGGAGCTTGCGAAAAACGGCGGGGATCTGCGGCCGGTCGCGTCGGTTGCGTCGTTCTTCGTGTCGCGCATCGATACCGAAGCGGACAAGCGAATCGACGAGGCGCTCGCGCGCGAAACGGATCCGGATCGGAAGGAGCGGCTCGAACACCTCAAGGGAAAGATCGCGATCGCCAATGCCAAGCTCGCGTTCGCACGGTTCAAGGAAATCTTCTCGGGACCTCGCTGGGAGGCTCTTGCAATCAAGGGAGCACGCGCGCAGCGCTGCCTGTGGGCATCGACGTCGACCAAGAACAAGAACTATCCGGACATCCTCTACGTCCAGGAGCTCATCAGCGGCCCGGCCGTCAACACGCTTCCCATCAAGACGATGGAAGCGTACCTGGATCACGGCATTCCGGAGGAAACGCTTTCCCACGGCGTCGACGAAGCCCGGCACCAGATCGAAACCCTTGCGGAGTTCGGAATCGACTACCACGACATCACCGACAACTTCGCCGAGCGCGACGGCGTGCAGAAGTTCGTGGACTCGTACGTCCAGCTTCTTGCGGGGCTCGACGAGAAGGTGCGCCACAAGGCAGCTTCCTGAAGACCGCACTCGGGGTGCGATCTTTCACTCCAGCGCGCCGACTTCTTCGGCTTTGCTCCGTCGCGGCCCGATAGCGGCGAATCTTCACGGCGCTCCCGCGTCATTGTTCGCGCAGCAACCTGGTGTTGCGCGAATGAGGACGTTGTATGAGAAACCACCGCCGCCTGTCCGTCGTAATCGCTATCTCCTGCCTGGTCGTCGTGACCGCTTCCAGTGCGGCGCAGAAGAAACCGGCACCAAAGGCAGCCAGATCCGAAACAGCTGCGATCGTCGCTGACCAGGTGAACAGCACCTCGCAACCTGCGCTGCCTGCACAGCCGGAGTCGGGTGCACAGCCTGCAACAGGTGCCCGCAAGGCGACATCACCAGCGCCGGCAGCGACCGGCGCCGAGCGCGCGGCAATTCTGCGAGCCGAGATCCTGCTCGATCGCGCGCGCTTCTCACCGGGCGAGATGGATGCCAAGTGGGGGCAGAACGTGGAAACCGCGCTGCGCGGATTCCAGAGCAATCGTGGCCTCAGCGTCAGCGGCCAGCTCGACGAAGCAACCTGGGCCGCTCTGAATGCCGACAGTGCGCCGGCGCTCATCGAATACACTGTAACCGAGGCCGACGCGGCGGGACCGTTTCATCCGGTGCCGGCCGACATGATGGCCAAGGCGAAGCTCAAGGATCTCGGCTATGCGTCGGCAGCCGAAGCGCTCGGCGAGAAGTTTCACTCGAGTCCGCAGCTGCTCGCCGAGCTGAACCCTGGACGTTCTCTCGGTCGTGCCGGCGAGAAGATCCTCGTGCCGAACGTCGAGAATGCGCCGCTCGCGCACGCAGCAAAAGTCGTCGTCGACGAGTCCGATGCCACGGTGTCGGTCGTCGACGAGTCGGGCAAAACCTACGCGCAGTTCCCTGCAACGATGGGCAGTGAGCACGATCCGCTTCCGATCGGCGACTGGAAAGTGACCGTCATCCAGCAGAATCCGAAGTTCCACTACAACCCGGATCTGTTCTGGGATGCGAAGGCCAAAGACAGCAAGGCGACCATTCCTCCCGGCCCGAACAATCCCGTGGGCGTCGTCTGGATCGATCTCTCCAAGGAACACTACGGAATCCACGGAACGCCGGAACCGTCGAAGATCGGGCACACCGAATCGCACGGCTGTATTCGCCTGACGAACTGGAGCGCGAATGCGCTTGCGGGCGCGGTGTCGCCGGGAACTCCGGTCGTGCTCCAGAAGTAAGCCGTCTCACTCAGGTTACAGAATCGCAGAAGCGTGCGTGCGTTTTCCCAAGGCTATGGCTGCCGTCGCAACGGCGAAGTACATTTTACACGAACAGCGGCGCTGCATCGGCGCGCAAGTGTGAAGCGCCCCGAACGAGCGACAAGCAATCACGCCGACGAACCACGTTGCTGTCAAGGAAGTGAAGATGGAACCGAATCGCACGCAGGAAAGCATCGGCGCAATGCCTCAATCGGGCGCCGACAATCGGATGAAAGCCGACAAGCCGTTCCTCACCGACGTGAAAACGCTGCGCGAGCGTGCGCGAATGCACATCGAGCGCGGCGCCGTCACCGAGGGCTACAAGGCCGATCGCGAGACGGTTCTGCGCCTGCTGAACGAAGCGCTCGCAACCGAGATCGTCTGCGTTCTCCGCTATAAACGCCACTATTTCACTGCCACCGGCATCAACGCCGAAAGTGTTGCAGCCGAGTTCCTCGCGCACGCCGCGGAGGAACAGGCGCACGCCGACCAGATCGCGCGCCGGATCGTGCAGCTCAATGGCGATCCCAACCTTTCTCCGGAAGGACTGCTGAGCAGAAGCCACTCGGAATACGTCGAAGGCGAATCCCTGATCGAAATGATCAAGGAAGACCTTGTCGCGGAACGTGTGGCGATCGAGAGCTACACCGAGATGATCCGGTATCTCGGCCACGACGATCCGACGACCAAGCGCATGCTGGAAGAAATTCTTGCCGTCGAAGAAGAGCATGCGGACGATCTGCAGAGTCTGCTCGAGCAGATGGGTCACTGAGCGATCCCCGTTCGCGGAGCTGCAATGCATCATCGTCGCAATCCTTTGAAAAGTTCTTGCAA of Candidatus Limnocylindrales bacterium contains these proteins:
- a CDS encoding ferritin-like domain-containing protein — translated: MEPNRTQESIGAMPQSGADNRMKADKPFLTDVKTLRERARMHIERGAVTEGYKADRETVLRLLNEALATEIVCVLRYKRHYFTATGINAESVAAEFLAHAAEEQAHADQIARRIVQLNGDPNLSPEGLLSRSHSEYVEGESLIEMIKEDLVAERVAIESYTEMIRYLGHDDPTTKRMLEEILAVEEEHADDLQSLLEQMGH
- a CDS encoding L,D-transpeptidase, yielding MRNHRRLSVVIAISCLVVVTASSAAQKKPAPKAARSETAAIVADQVNSTSQPALPAQPESGAQPATGARKATSPAPAATGAERAAILRAEILLDRARFSPGEMDAKWGQNVETALRGFQSNRGLSVSGQLDEATWAALNADSAPALIEYTVTEADAAGPFHPVPADMMAKAKLKDLGYASAAEALGEKFHSSPQLLAELNPGRSLGRAGEKILVPNVENAPLAHAAKVVVDESDATVSVVDESGKTYAQFPATMGSEHDPLPIGDWKVTVIQQNPKFHYNPDLFWDAKAKDSKATIPPGPNNPVGVVWIDLSKEHYGIHGTPEPSKIGHTESHGCIRLTNWSANALAGAVSPGTPVVLQK
- the tal gene encoding transaldolase, whose protein sequence is MSDTRNSLFRLKDFGVSVWCDELSRDIIRGGRLKQLIAEKAVVGVTSNPSIFQKALSEGTAYDADIAALAARGKTTEEIFDALAIDDIREACDVLRPVYDSTGGEDGYVSIEVSPSLADDTEKTVSEAIRYHREIARPNLMVKIPATRAGLPAIQRMIALGKSINITLIFSVDRYAAVAEAYLAGLEELAKNGGDLRPVASVASFFVSRIDTEADKRIDEALARETDPDRKERLEHLKGKIAIANAKLAFARFKEIFSGPRWEALAIKGARAQRCLWASTSTKNKNYPDILYVQELISGPAVNTLPIKTMEAYLDHGIPEETLSHGVDEARHQIETLAEFGIDYHDITDNFAERDGVQKFVDSYVQLLAGLDEKVRHKAAS